A single region of the Triticum dicoccoides isolate Atlit2015 ecotype Zavitan chromosome 2B, WEW_v2.0, whole genome shotgun sequence genome encodes:
- the LOC119362429 gene encoding peroxidase 1-like produces MAAVSSDPRMGASLLRLHFHDCFVQGCDASVLLSGMEQNAIPNAGSLRGFGVIDSIKTQIEAICNQTVSCADILTVAARDSVVALGGPSWTVPLGRRDSIDANEAAANSDLPGFTSSRSDLELAFRNKGLLTIDMVALSGAHTIGQAQCGTFKDRIYNETNIDTAFATSLRANCPRSNGDGSLANLDTTTANTFGNAYYTNLMSQKGLLQSDQVLFNNDTTDNTVRNFASNPAAFSSAFTTTMIKMGNIVPKTGTQGQIRLSCSRVNS; encoded by the exons ATGGCCGCCGTGAGCAGCGACCCTCGGATGGGCGCGTCGCTGCTCCGGCTGCacttccacgactgcttcgtccAA GGCTGCGACGCGTCTGTTTTGCTGTCTGGCATGGAACAAAATGCTATCCCGAACGCGGGGTCGCTGAGGGGCTTCGGCGTCATCGACAGCATCAAGACGCAGATCGAGGCCATCTGCAATCAGaccgtctcctgcgccgacatcctcaccgtcgccgcccgtgACTCCGTTGTAGCC CTCGGAGGGCCGTCATGGACAGTCCCTCTGGGGAGAAGAGATTCCATAGATGCAAACGAGGCGGCGGCAAACAGCGACCTGCCAGGCTTTACATCTAGCCGGTCAGATCTTGAGCTGGCATTCAGAAACAAGGGCCTCCTTACGATCGACATGGTGGCCCTCTCGGGCGCGCACACCATCGGCCAGGCGCAGTGTGGGACCTTTAAGGACAGGATCTACAATGAGACTAACATCGACACGGCCTTCGCCACATCTCTCCGGGCCAACTGCCCCAGGTCAAACGGCGACGGGAGCCTGGCGAACCTGGACACGACGACGGCCAACACGTTCGGTAACGCCTACTACACCAACCTCATGTCACAGAAGGGGCTCCTGCAGTCGGACCAGGTGCTGTTCAACAACGACACCACTGACAACACTGTCCGGAACTTTGCGTCGAACCCAGCGGCGTTCAGCAGCGCCTTCACGACCACCATGATCAAGATGGGCAACATCGTGCCGAAGACAGGCACGCAGGGGCAGATCAGGCTCAGCTGCTCCAGGGTGAACTCGTGA